A region of Candidatus Aminicenantes bacterium DNA encodes the following proteins:
- a CDS encoding transposase, producing the protein FARKSNLPAAYEASPVQIELKQLIGRRIELKKSLQVEKCRMNLASGAILQSHENLVAAINLEVEQIDRLIDALETQNPDIEQKTRILCQQKGVGKATARALIALVPELGHIDRRKIASLIGLAPIPKESGKMKGKRFISGGRYEARRCLYMPAWVATQHDPEIGAFYQRLIENGKPKKVAIAAVMRKLLVRLNAQMRNHLSLSTKST; encoded by the coding sequence ATTTGCGCGCAAATCCAACCTCCCCGCCGCCTATGAAGCTTCTCCCGTGCAGATCGAGCTCAAACAACTGATCGGCCGCAGGATCGAACTGAAGAAAAGCCTGCAGGTCGAAAAATGCAGAATGAACCTGGCTTCAGGGGCCATTTTGCAGAGCCATGAGAACCTCGTCGCCGCGATCAACCTGGAAGTGGAACAGATCGACCGCCTCATCGATGCCCTGGAAACGCAAAATCCGGATATCGAACAAAAGACCCGGATCCTCTGCCAGCAAAAAGGGGTTGGCAAGGCGACTGCTCGTGCCTTGATCGCCCTGGTCCCTGAACTCGGGCACATCGACAGGCGCAAGATCGCTTCCTTGATCGGCCTTGCTCCTATCCCCAAAGAAAGCGGCAAAATGAAAGGCAAGCGCTTCATCTCGGGGGGACGCTACGAAGCCAGGCGCTGTTTATACATGCCGGCCTGGGTGGCTACTCAACATGATCCCGAAATCGGCGCTTTCTATCAGCGACTTATCGAAAACGGAAAACCCAAAAAGGTTGCCATTGCCGCTGTCATGCGTAAACTACTCGTCCGACTGAATGCCCAGATGCGAAATCATCTCTCACTTTCTACAAAAAGTACTTGA
- a CDS encoding ATPase P codes for MIEINIPGKDEILEIKDLVLDFNGTLALDGKIKPRVGELLVELSRQLRIHILTAATFGNVENEIQGIPCTLKILNGSDHTGQKERYVEELGAENTACIGNGRNDRAMLKKARLGIAVIQEEGAATDSLLAADIACSDIVAALQLLLHPLRLTATLRM; via the coding sequence ATGATTGAAATTAATATACCTGGAAAAGATGAAATTCTGGAAATCAAGGACCTTGTGCTCGATTTCAACGGCACCCTCGCCCTGGACGGGAAAATAAAGCCCAGGGTAGGGGAATTGCTAGTCGAGCTTTCGCGCCAGCTGCGCATCCACATCCTCACCGCCGCTACGTTTGGCAACGTGGAAAATGAAATCCAGGGCATCCCCTGCACCCTGAAAATTCTTAACGGCTCCGATCACACCGGGCAAAAGGAACGCTATGTCGAGGAATTGGGAGCCGAAAACACGGCATGCATCGGCAACGGCCGCAACGACCGCGCCATGCTGAAAAAGGCGAGACTGGGCATCGCGGTCATCCAGGAAGAGGGAGCCGCGACCGACAGTCTGCTGGCGGCCGATATTGCCTGCAGCGACATCGTCGCGGCGCTGCAGCTGCTGCTGCATCCCCTGCGTCTGACGGCCACCTTGCGGATGTGA
- a CDS encoding 3'-5' exonuclease domain-containing protein 2 gives MQESPVVLQPAPSKAEINLLPQKKYDGAVEIVADDARLHAVINELENELVLGFDIEVRPTFKSGDRFPPALVQLAGKKKVFLLQLKKLNQLDCLAGLFADARVIKAGIAVAGDVAKLHEVMKFVPAGFVELGKMAAKAGIKASGVRTLAAHLLGFRVSKGAQTSNWERSELTPAQITYAATDAWVCREMFLELEKRIDRVQKTM, from the coding sequence ATGCAAGAAAGTCCTGTCGTCCTTCAGCCCGCGCCGAGCAAGGCGGAGATCAACCTGCTGCCGCAAAAAAAATACGATGGGGCGGTGGAGATCGTCGCCGACGATGCGCGCCTTCACGCCGTGATCAATGAACTCGAAAACGAATTGGTCCTGGGCTTCGACATCGAGGTCCGGCCGACGTTCAAGAGCGGCGACCGTTTCCCGCCGGCCCTGGTGCAGCTGGCCGGCAAGAAAAAGGTCTTCTTGCTGCAGCTTAAAAAATTGAACCAACTGGACTGCCTGGCCGGCCTATTCGCCGATGCGCGGGTCATCAAGGCCGGCATCGCCGTGGCCGGCGATGTCGCCAAGCTGCATGAAGTGATGAAATTCGTCCCCGCCGGTTTTGTCGAACTGGGCAAGATGGCGGCCAAGGCCGGCATCAAGGCCAGCGGCGTACGCACCCTGGCCGCGCATTTGCTTGGCTTTCGCGTTTCCAAGGGGGCGCAAACGTCAAACTGGGAGCGCAGCGAATTGACCCCGGCCCAGATCACGTACGCGGCCACCGACGCCTGGGTGTGCCGGGAAATGTTTCTCGAACTGGAAAAACGGATTGATCGGGTTCAAAAGACAATGTAG